In Methylobacterium sp. WL1, the sequence GTGTTAAATCCATCGGCAAGCTGATAGGCTCCGCGTCTGGGTTGATATTATTCCAATGATCAAGATCAAGCTCGACATTATAGCCATCGCTAATCATTTGCTCGCGGCGAATAACTGAAGCCTTTAGCATTTGATTGCGGGTGGCCTCATCAATGTCAACATATACAAAGAGGTTAAGCTGACCGCTGGCTGGGATTGCGTGATAAACCCGATACGGCCTGTCAGTCGCTTTGTCTTGTTTGCGCTCCGCTTGAGCATCATCCGCAAATTGTTTCGCAAGCAAATCTAGTGCGGACGGCGGCGTCGGCATATTCCAGCCTAGCTCTTTTGCAAAAAGAGCCACCCTCTTCATGTCGACTTCGGTTTATCCAGTCGTCTCTTTATAGTGACGGATTAGGCGCTGACGTTCTTGTCTTTTGCTCATTTCAAAAACCTTTTCTTTAGATAGGGGCAACATCACCCCAGCCATCTTTCATTGCATTGGGAGATATTAGCTCACGAACCGCAGTAAGATGATTGCGGAAGCGGTCATAACGACCAGTTTTACGTTGGAGTTGGCCTGCAACAAGCCCAGGATGGACTTTGAGTACTTTGGCAAATCCAATCAAATCTCTTTCCGTGAAGAACGGAGCTTTGCGCGCTATGAATGCGTCCATCATTGCAGAGGGAACGCAAAATTCCTGAGCCGCAGTATTTGCGACCCGCTCTTCATCAGTTAAATCTTCACCTGTTCCAGCTTTATCTTTTTCTAGCTCAGAGTCTATAATAGCAGAAACCATTCCGTGGCCCTGAAGAACGTGCTCAATCTCGTGGCGAAGAACGAACCAGAAGTTATCGATCCTATCGAAGCGCAACGACATGCCTATTACTGGAGTTTTTCCACCTAACCAGAAACAGACTCCGTCTATTTTTGCGCTCGGCAGAGACTCAACCAGCACGAAACGCACGCCACTTTGTGCTAATATGCGCGGTACATCTGCCACGCCTTCGGCAGAGCGAACCAGAGCTTGGAGTTTGCTGACCGAAGTTTTGAGCGACTGCTGGGAATATGGGGCTACAAGCATGTCGGCCGCTATCTGTCTGACGCGGTATAGCCAAGCCAACTGCGCAGGGGTGGCGGTGGAACTAACCGCTGTCTTTTTAGCTGCGTGAGGGAGTATTTCGATATCCTCTAACCGATTAGCCCCAAAGAAGCGCATCAACTCCGACTCTACCTGCTGAATATCACGCACGCTCTCAGCAGCAATCCATCCCCGCTTTATCATTTCAGCAATAGGTAGGTCTCCATAAAGCAATGCACGCGTTGCACGTCCGGGATCAGGTCGATAAGTTATTCGTGCCTTAGCAAGATCGAAGCTGCGTTGAAGGTCTAAGAAATCCTCTGCTGGGACCTCAAATACCTCTTCTAAAGCCAAAGCTAGAACGGCATCGACTGATCTTTTGTCTCCGACAAGTTTGTTTACGCCCGTTTCGTCCATGTTGAGGACGATTGCGAGCACGCGTTGGGTCCAGCCTCTTTTCGTGAGAAGGGCAGCAATAAGCTGCCCCGGCGTCTTGTGGTTCATTCCTGCGTCCGCTCCTTGCCTTCGCGCACGATATGCCAACATGCGCATAATCGCAAACTGACTCATAATGCTTGCTGTCTAGGGACGACCGCGATAAGAAGGTATATGAACAAGCTCTCCGCTTCGGACCGCGCGCGCATCTTGCACCTCCTCTGCGAAGGCACGTCGATCCGCGCTGTGACCCGGCTGACGGGAGCGAGCAAGAATACGGTCGCGAAGCTGCTGGTGGATGCCGGTAAGGCGTGCGCCGCCTACCA encodes:
- a CDS encoding XRE family transcriptional regulator; this encodes MNHKTPGQLIAALLTKRGWTQRVLAIVLNMDETGVNKLVGDKRSVDAVLALALEEVFEVPAEDFLDLQRSFDLAKARITYRPDPGRATRALLYGDLPIAEMIKRGWIAAESVRDIQQVESELMRFFGANRLEDIEILPHAAKKTAVSSTATPAQLAWLYRVRQIAADMLVAPYSQQSLKTSVSKLQALVRSAEGVADVPRILAQSGVRFVLVESLPSAKIDGVCFWLGGKTPVIGMSLRFDRIDNFWFVLRHEIEHVLQGHGMVSAIIDSELEKDKAGTGEDLTDEERVANTAAQEFCVPSAMMDAFIARKAPFFTERDLIGFAKVLKVHPGLVAGQLQRKTGRYDRFRNHLTAVRELISPNAMKDGWGDVAPI